AGATGAACTTTAGTCGTTTCCTTGTTCTGATTATTCTATTAGTCGTGATATCACAAGTTCATTCGATGTCGTGATTGAAGTTTCGGTGTCGGGTTATGTTAATATTGGGAAGGTTCATGCTCTGTGTTAGTTTTTGTTCACACAATGGATTCTCTCTCGTGGTGGGTTTGCGGCTTCGGTTTGACCAATCGGCTGGGGCGTGCTCGAGGGGCCTTGATCAACTCGATTCTTGCTTTGCTGGCCATCCTCTTAGAAAAAGGCGGCTCGTGATTAGTTGTGTCTTGGCTTTGTAATGGACCAAGAGTCCCGAGTGGATGAGGACTTCCCCCTCTTCCGAAATGCTCCAAACAACCTAAAGCGCCACCATCATCATCGATAActacttcctcctcctccggtctTGCAGCCGAGACGTCAATAAAGCAAGTGGAGAAAGTGAAGGAGGATACTAGCCTTACTAGTACTAATGTCAGGTAACAAGATTTGAAGCTTTCAATCGAGCAAGAGTGAAATCGCATGGAGTTTTAGATTTGAGGATGACATCTACTTCAACCGTTCCTTCGTTAAATCTTTTGACATTGCATTCGGATTTGCATTTTTGTGCCTATGTACTTCGTCGTAAGTTTTTATCTTCGATATTCAATGGTAGGATGGGAGAAGGCTGAAAATGAAGTCTTGGTGCTAAAGAAACAACTAGAGGCTGCAACACAAAGGAACTCGACACTAGAAGATCGAATCGAGTCATCTTGATGTAGCTCTTAAGGAATGTGTGAGGCAGCTCGGACGGTGAGGGAAGAGCAAGAGCGGAAGGTCCAAGAAGCCGTGGTCAAGAAAACGGTGAGTGGGAATCAACAAAGGCCGAGCTTGAGACTAAGCTTTCCAATGTCCATGCCCAGCTTCAAGCAGCCAAGAGTGAAGCTTCTTCGGTTATCTGTTCGATCTCGGCCCTAAGcttgatgctttgctgaaaaagAGAATGTGGCCCTCAAAGCCGAAGTCCTTTCTATGTCGGAGGAGCTAGAACTTAGGATTATTGAGCGTGATTTGAGCCACCAAGCAGCAGAAATCGGCAAAACGGCATTTAGAGAGCATAAGAAGGTAGCTAGGCTGGAAGCCGAATGCCGTAGACTCGATCTTGAAAAATAAAGCAAGTGCGACAAACGATCTTAAGTCTTTCTGCATCATCGGTTTGTGTAGAGTCCTTCGATGATAGGCAATCAGATGTAGGGGATAGGTTGGTAGCAGTTGACAATGACATGCAGAAAGCGAGTTGCTTGGAGCCAAGTGATTGTGAGCCGTGCCACTCTGAGTCATGGGCATCTGCTCTAATAACTGAACTCGACCAttttaagaaagagaaatcctTCCGAAAGAATCTCATGGTCTCTTCAGGAGAACTTGATTTAACGGATGATTTTCTGGAGATGGAAAGGCTTGCAGCTTTACCAGACGCGGACAGTGGAAGCTGCAGCCATGGAGTGGGGCCTGCTCTGGATCAAAACAGATCTGATGAAGTCACTCTCAAATCTGAGCTTGAAGCCATGATCAATAGAACGGCAGAGCTGGAGGAGGAattagagaagaaggaagaagaaaaggagaagctaGAGATGGCTCTAAGTCAATGGCAAAAGCAACTTGAAACGTCATGGAGTCAGCTCAATGAGGTTGAGATGAGATTGACAGAACTCAACAACATGTTGTCTGCAGCACAAAAATCGAAGCAAGCTGCAGAGGAGGAAGCAAGGATTACCCATGAGAGGATGGAAGTAACAGAGTCAAGACTGATGGATGTTGAAGAGGAGATGAAAAACTTGCTCCTTAATGACCAATTGCTACAAGAAGAGGTTGAAAGAGAGCGTGCTTTGTCTGCTGAAAATGAGGCAAAATGTGGGGAGCTGGAGGATGAAAATCTAAATATGAAAAGGGATGCTGAACTGCAGCATGAGATCGAGATTCAGCGTGTGGCTGTCTCTGATGAACAGCTAAAAGTAAAGCAGGTTAGTTCTCTATGGCTTGTGGATGTTAGTCTATATCCAATGGAAATCATGATAACATGAGTAAATTATTGAGATGGTATTGCTCCTTTTACATAATTTATCAAGTTTGCCGACAAACCCGCTACTACATTTTGAGTGGCAATGTTACAGTTGCATGTAGAGTGAGTTCCATCTGCATGAGAAAAGAGAGATGCCTCTCTTGGTACATTCACACCCTGTGTCTAGACATATGATTTGGgtgcttttttatgagatatgACTTCAATCTCCCAGGTcaatagttatttatttatagccatctcaaggaagatgaaatgattattttccaGTAACGCAGTGTGGTTTTGATCTTCATATTGACATATAGCTATGTTAGAAACAGGAGGGCCGCATAAGCATCTTGTACTTTATTAGTACAAACTGTATGATTGGGGCACAATCTaaacaaatctcaaatttcacTGTAGCATTGAAGACATTCAGAGGTTAATATAGAATTTCATAGCACTTGACCTTTGATGTAATGAATTTTCGAGCTTAAAAAGCACTTACAGTCCTGTGATAGGGTGCTTCTAAACTAACTTAACCAGAAAATTCTCATACTAGGCGAACTTTTTAATTGTTGAGCACCTATCTTTTTAATGTGCGATTAGAAAATGCCGAAGACTTTGTACCCAAGAGATTCGCCAACAATGGAATAGACGCGAAAGGGCATCATTTCGAGCTGCTTCCTTTCGGTTTAGGATGTAGGGGGTGCCCCGGAATTCTGTTAGGCTCAATACAAGTGAAGCTTGCTCTGGCTCAATTAGTGCATTGCTTCAAGTGAGAACTACTCGAGAGCATGGTACCGAACAAATTAAAGCTTTCGGCAATAAATTCATACGTGTTCCTGTATTCTAaattaattcatcaaattttgtatgcacttagtttaaaacctcattgtgttattgagccaaaaaaatttggcgtccaaacccgatacctcaattatttctccattttttgccGAACAaccttttccaacttttttttttgttaaagctttcggaaataaattcgtacgtgtttccgtactcaaaattaatccatcaaactttgcaggCACTTactttaaaacctcattgtgttattgagcaaaaaaaatttggcatccaaacccgatacccaattttttctccattttttgccgaataacccttttgcaactcttttttttgttaaagcttgcggaaataaattcgtacgtgtttatgtactcaaaattaatccatcaaactttgcacttagtttaaaacctcactgtgttattgagcaaaaaaaatttggcctccaaacccgatacctcaattttttctccattttttgccGAACAAcccttttccaatttttttttgttaaagctttcggaaataaattcgtacgtgtttccgtactcaaaattaatccatcaaactttgcacacactttgtttaaaacctcattgtgttattgagcaaaaaaatttGGCGTCAAACCCAATACCTtaattttttctccattttttgccGAACAAcccttttccaatttttttttttgttaaagctttccgaaataaatttgtacgtgtttccgtactcaaaattaatctatcaaactTTGTACGCACTTtgtttaaaatctcattgtgttattgagcaaaaaaaatttgctatccaaacccgatacctcaattttttctccattttttgccGAACAACCCTtttccaactctttttttttttttggttaaagctttccgaaataaatttgtacgtgtttccgtactcaaaattaatctatcaaattttgcACGCACTTAGTTTAAAATCTCATCGTGTtattgagtaaaaaaaaaatttagtgtccaaacccgatacttcatttttttaacccttttccaactttttttttgttaaagctttcggaaataatttcGTACGTGTttccgtactcaaaattaatctatcaaattttgcACGCACTTAGTTTAAAATCTCATCGTGTtattgagtaaaaaaaaatttggcgtGCAAACCCGACgcctcatttttttctctatttcttacCTAACAACcatttttccaactttttttttctttaaagctttcgaaaataaattcgtacgtgcttCCGTACTTAATATTAATCCATCGAattttgcacgcacctagtttacaACCTCGTAGTgttgttgagaaaaaaaaaaaaaattgcgtccaaacccgacacccaatttttttttctatttcttgcccaacaaccatttttcaacattttttttctttaaagctttcgaaaataaattcgtacgtgctgTTGAGCAAAATAAGCATATGAACCCAACACAATAGTGTtgttgagcaaaaaaaaaataagcataTGAACCcgacaccattttttttttctatttcttggcCAACAACCAATttccaacttcttttttttttttaagttttcaaaaataaattcttacgtgctcccgtactcaaaattaatcgaTCAAACTTTACACACACCTAGTTTACAACCTCATTGTGTTGTTGAGCTAAAAAAATTTGtcgtccaaacccgacaccccattttttttctattttcttgtccaACCAccctttttggaaataatattgGGTTGTGTTGGATGGCATATCATACGACTAGTGaagataaaaggaaatataGGTCAGTTCATCAAGACGTCCAATACGAGTCTTCATCAATACAAACATTAGACGCGTGGGATGTCTTTGGGAAACATCACAACATTTAAGCACAGAAATTGCGCATTCCATGTAAAGAACAATGATGAGGAGATACGCAcaatcaaaattaatcgaaCATTATAAAAACGAGAAAAACTAGTTGCATCACAACTTCAAACATCCCTCCGACAAATTCTGTAGTCGAAGAACGTTTCTTATTTATCAGAACATCTCTGTAGCATACATGGAACATAAGTAAAAACTAAAGTAAACATAGCCATCAACTAGTATTTCGAGTGCCTGTGACCAAAACCATCCGAAAAATGAACCTCCTCAGAATCAGAGGTAGACGCCAAAGCCGACTTTAACTGCCAGTATAATGTGCCGAAAGATACTTGTACCAAAGCGCTCTGCATCATCAGCTCATGATACTTGAACAAACTTGTCTAAAGCGGATGTATCCAAAGCTGCAAACTCCTTAACAGCCCCAAGCACGGCAAGTCCAAGTTTTACAGTGTCATCGTGTGTTCGTGCCTACAGCAggtaaattttgaattgaattcttaatccaataaaatcatttttatggtAGCTTGTGTAAGAGATTCCTCTACCTCAATGTTAAGAGGAAGAACAGGATCATGAAGCGAGAGCCTCAGAAGGAACCATCCTCCAAACCCAGATACCCGGACCTGTTTAAGCAGCAATCAGACTAGAGATCAGCATCACATGCAAAATGCAAAGCTCACCCAGTGTCTTGCGCTATTcagggagaaaagaagagaggaattaACTAGATAGCATGATGGACCTGCATTTTCTTTATAGTAAAATACTCCTCTGAGGTCACTAGTTCGGATATTATTTTGGTAAGCCCACAGCATTTTGCTCAACTCATTGTGGACTATAATTTTGACTCCTCTTGTAGATACAAATCAAGAACCAACATGGACTCCATTGCGACGTTTAACTCTCCTTCTTGCTCCCATCCCCAGGAGCATTCAGAACGTATGTACTTTAATTGAGAATTAGAGCATTAACTTGTCTCCTTAGCATACGAACAAGATAATACACAATATAAATAGCTGCTGAAATGATGAGGTCCAATCTATTAAGAATAACTTCATCGATTCAAAACTTACTCCTTCATAATTTACTGGAGCTTTCTGAAGCTTTGGGTCTAAATCAATAGAGTTCTCCAAGAGCTTCAACACTGCCTCTCCATAGTCTCGGAAAGATCTGTAACCTCTACACTATCAGGAtcttagagaaggaaaaagaaaacgacatTGCTAGAAACCAAGAAACCAAGTACCCTCCCTTTAAGTCCGGATGACTCTGGTTGATCTTCAACCTCAATTCTACAGCAACAGCTGCTTCTTCTAGACCCTCTACCAAATCTGTTAAGACTCTGCTGCCGCTACCTGCTCCTGAAGCTCGAGCTGAAGCAAGTTTGTTGAGAACTTTGACCTATAACAAAATGCTTAATAATTATGACTCAAAGCTTTAAGCTCGTGCATTGCAGTTGGGGGCATTTAGAATTCATCTCTGCAACGctcatctatttcaaaaattttaatagCAATTTCCATCTGAAATTGTACTTTATACAATTAAATCACAGAGATCATGCAATTCGAAATAACATTAGAATTAAGGATACCActtcaaaaatgttttagaaCAAAATGCTGCCATAGAAAAGAGTGATCAACTTTCTGGCGACTCAATGATTCTAACAATCATCTCATTCAACTAACCAAATTATTTCGTTCAACTAACCAAAAGAACTATACACAGAAATTTAAATTAGCAAATGGTAGCAACCAAAGAACTAAAAAGTGAGCATCTATTATCagcaaattttacaaacaaaagaagaccAGGAATCATCAAaaagcacaattgtaaaagctTAATACCTTAATTGTCCAATCTGCAGAGCCAGTGCAGAATCATTAATTGCTAGGATCAAATGCGATAGATCTCAGCTATCCCAAATGCCCACTTATGACCTTGCACatacaaaaaggagaaaacaaaacacaTAACAATCCAAGTAagtttcaccaaaaaaaaaacaatccaagTAAGCGAGCAAATAACTGCAGATACAATAACATGGACAAGACACCGCTGTATGATAAATTCAAAtgtataattatcaaatgaCACCATAACTATTActgaaacaaaacaagaactttCTTCTAGCTGCCAGAAAAATTAGGCCACAATTCTCACCCTGTAGTTCTTCCATGGAGGATGCCACACAGGACGTGGTCACCTGCTTGGAATTCTTTCCATAATGGCTGAGGTAGACAAATTCCTAAAAACAGAGTGAGAGCATGAGGCCAAAGCAGATTAAGTACCTTAGAGCAGAACTTAAGATGACTCAGTGATCCTTGAATGCATGAGTCGAATTATGAGAATCCATGAAACAGCTTTTCAGAAACCATTAAGAAATGTTCTGATGTTATGAAAACCAAAACACAACTTCCCCTCGAGAAAGAGACGCTTTAATGTGATGAAAACCATATAGAATCTTCCAAGCAATTTTCCCTTGGCGTGAAAGATTTAATCTGATGATCAACATACTGAAACTTCAGGAATTCCTAAGTGGGGTGATAATAGTATCTATGGTCACCACTTAGGGAGACATAAGTCACTATGACATTGGATTGGATGAATCTTCAGGTCATCAAACAACAATGCAACGTAGTAACAAGCCAAACTGTAGGaactttttcaacttttggaggaaaaaataCCTTTTCATATCACCAAAGACGGTTAAATGTGAGAGATGACCCATACTTTCTAAACGTGAACGGCACAGCAGAGAGTCACCCAGGCATTCAAGAATTCATTGAAGGAGCAAAAATGCAGGTgcatcacctctctctctctctctctctctctctctctgactaaTAAATGAAACGCCGGACTGAACTGAAGACAGGTCAAGAAGGGTACCCAGTTGGGAAAACATTGCCATGGAGTGGAAAGACAACGGATGACCCGACCCGATTGAGAACCAGCGACAACGACGCCGACCCAAAAGTCAAAGGCGCCTTTTGCCTCTGCTCAGATCACctctgaaagaagaagaagaggagtagGAGGACGACGATACACACCAGCTCGACACAATTATCAGCAACGCGACCAAACCCGCTTTCTCTTTCCCCATTCTTCctgcctctctctccctctgtctgTATTACAACTGACAAATAAGCAAGAAGGAAATGTTCTTGGCGAAACTCAAACCCGTCCCTGTTCTTGTCCGATTATTCAGACATAGCAGCAGAAAGACCAGGTCGAGGGCAATTATAGGGCCGGTTTCTTGCATGATGGAGCAAATGATTGGCGAGGATTTATGCTGATGTCTGTAGTAATTGAGGAACCATTTTCTCCAGGAAATGCAGGCTCCTACCTTAACTTGATAATCAATGGTAAACAGCTTTCGTTGGTTGTCAAACTTGGACTCACAAATGAACAATCAGCCACCAAGCGACATGCCTCTACAACTTTATAAACTCCCAGTACTGAGTTGCATTTTCTGTTTACTGACCAATATCATAACAATGCACGTAAAGCCTCCAAATTGCACTTTCACAATgcataattgaccaaaaattctATACTGTTCTGATCAAAATTATTGGTCAATGTAGCTTTACCGGTCCTGTTGAGCCAATGATTTCATCTTGTGATAAGCACTTAccaaatagggaaaaaaaatagtcaattgTATTTATCACTTTGTTTCACTGGATCGACAAAATTGAATGCAAAGTGACAGCATGAGTTCACAGCAAGCGCTCGTTCAGAAACTGAAAAGACAAAACATCCGCACCATTTGAACGTATAGCGATTAACTAATCCAACATtgtcagaaaaaccaaaaactctcCCATTCAAACATTTAGAAGTGCCTATAACCGCAGTCTTCTGACTTGAACGTCTCGACAATATGGAAAGGAACTCATCAGCGTGAAGATCCATATATAAACATCAAACGCGAGACGTTACTGTAGCGCATCAAACAAACAATGATTACATAATAAGTAAAATACAACTATCAAAAGCAGCATGAGACCAATAATGCACTCCAAGTGTAAACGAGATCAGTCTATAGACACAAACAATCACATCTCATAGTAAGAACACATGTCGAAGAGATAAAATGCACATCTCGGATTCGCAATCCACTCTATGAGGCTAACCTTCGTGCCGAAAGGACCGACAGGATAGCGGCCAATCACATCTCATAGTAAGAACACATGTCGAAGAGATAAAATGCACATCTCGGATTCGCAATCCACTCTATGAGGCTAACCTTCGTGCCGAAAGGACCGACAGATAGTTGGCCGCGTTCTTCGGCAGGTCGTCGGCGTCCCtcgcggaggcggaggtggaggcgtcCGTGTCGGAGttggggcgacggaggcaacctgtggaggcggaggcggaggcggaggggcgtcggcgtcggagtcggggtcGACGGAGGGGCGTCGGAGTCAGGGGCGGCCGTAATGTGGTTTGTCGGCGACGGCAGGGGAACGGCCGCTTGATGCACggcggagcagcaacgagcgcggggagagagaaattttcagattcaaattttcagtttgtcggcgacggactccgacgccgacggaggcaaccggcggaggggcgtcggccTCGCGTTTCGCGTACGGCACCagcttctccagcaacctcgcctccgagccttccGCGTGCTGCATCTGCGACCCCGGGAACGGCGGAACGAACgacggagcagcaacgagcccgaagagagaagcgagcgagCACCGGAGTAGCGGCCGTGCGTGGTTCGTCGGCGACGGCGGGAACGGCCGCTTGATGCTCGGCGACGGCAGGGGGAACGAGCGCGAAGAGAGAATTTcagattcaaaaattcgaaaggaaagaaatggagagggacGTGCGTCCGAACGgcgttttctttctcaaacgaaggaaagagaaaacgTCCGCAATAAATGCTCgacagggggagagagagagcgtgcgggctaggaggagagagggcaTCGGCAGgctaggaagaggagagagagggggaagaagGCGGAAGACACAAGTGGGGCCCAAACCTCCACATGgcatctcgtgagtggccggggaccacgccgacgtggtggtcccggaccacccaatattttctcgatctTCTGGttgtttctccttttttctccaattttctaTTCTTTGCAGCTCACGTTCAagtttcttcttcagccactaTTGTTGActtttactttccttttgcATGAAGCAAATTGCTGCTGCCGACTTCTAGCTTCTCCATTAAGTATACTTAATTCATAAGCAAGTGTAGTCTAGTGTAATCTAGAGTTTTCCGAAAatggataatattttaacactcctccttgatccatttttgtgATACACCAAGCATGCCTCTCAATGTCTCGAATTTTGTTGATGGTAGTGCTTTAGTGAAAATGTCCACCATTTGATCTCCAGTCTTACAATACTTCAGCTCGATCTCTCCTTTGTTTTGCACTTCACGAATgaagtgatattttatatcaatatgTTTCGTTCTTCCATGAAAGACTGGATTTTTTGATATTGCTATCGCAGacttgttgtcacaaaatattGGTGTTGATTCCATTTGTGGTTCTCCAATGTC
Above is a window of Eucalyptus grandis isolate ANBG69807.140 chromosome 9, ASM1654582v1, whole genome shotgun sequence DNA encoding:
- the LOC120286429 gene encoding filament-like plant protein, which gives rise to MCEAARTVREEQERKVQEAVVKKTVSGNQQRPSLRLSFPMSMPSFKQPRVKLLRQSDVGDRLVAVDNDMQKASCLEPSDCEPCHSESWASALITELDHFKKEKSFRKNLMVSSGELDLTDDFLEMERLAALPDADSGSCSHGVGPALDQNRSDEVTLKSELEAMINRTAELEEELEKKEEEKEKLEMALSQWQKQLETSWSQLNEVEMRLTELNNMLSAAQKSKQAAEEEARITHERMEVTESRLMDVEEEMKNLLLNDQLLQEEVERERALSAENEAKCGELEDENLNMKRDAELQHEIEIQRVAVSDEQLKVKQVSSLWLVDVSLYPMEIMIT
- the LOC104438877 gene encoding uncharacterized protein LOC104438877 produces the protein MGKEKAGLVALLIIVSSWCVSSSSYSSSSSFRGSLSHLKFCSKEFVYLSHYGKNSKQVTTSCVASSMEELQDWTIKRQQSLNRFGRGSRRSSCCCRIEVEDQPESSGLKGRIFPRLWRGSVEALGVNYEGVVRVSGFGGWFLLRLSLHDPVLPLNIEARTHDDTVKLGLAVLGAVKEFAALDTSALDKFVQVS